From Hirundo rustica isolate bHirRus1 unplaced genomic scaffold, bHirRus1.pri.v3 scaffold_497_arrow_ctg1, whole genome shotgun sequence:
CCAGCAGCCGCAGGCCGGTCCCGTCCTCGATCATGCTCCGGTCCATGGCGTCCTTGTAGGAGATCTTGAGCTTGGTCTTGGGGCAGGTGAGGTACTTGGAGTAGGTGTTGACATCCCGCAGCTTCTGGGCCGTCCGCGCGTCAATGGTGCCCTTCTGCAGCGCCTCGTCCAGGGAGACGCGGCCTGGGGCGTCGGGCTCGATCAGGCCCCCGGTCAAGTACTGCACCTCCAGGAACCGCTGCCCGGCCTCGTAGTACAGCCAGCCCTTCTTCAGCGCCTGCGCCGCCGACATCTTCGTCTTGGTCCGCGGGTCCTCGAAGCCGTAGAAGGCCTTCTGCGCCAGGTTGATGCGGTCCACCATGATCTTGTCAACCAGGCCCTTGGTGACGGCGTCGGCGACGGTGCATTTGTCGCCGGTGTTGGGGTCGATGATGCCCCCCGTGCAGGCCTGGGCCTCCAGCAGGCGCTGCCCCGTGATGTTGTCCACCAGGTTGCGGCGCATCGCCTCGGTGATGGACACCTTCTCCAGGGTGTCCGTGTCCAGGATGCCTGCCACCGGCCCCGTCTCTTCGGTTGGGTCGGTCCACATGGAGATCTGGGTCCGTGACAGGGCCGGGCTGGCGGTGTAGGAGGAGGAGGATCCGACGGAGGACGACCGCGACCGGAAGCCGCCCATGTTGCCGGAGAGCATGTCGGCGAACTCGGTGATGGAGAGGGTGCCCGAGCGGTACTGGTCCAGGGCTGACTGGTCGATCAGACCCTTGCCGATGGCGTCGTCGATGTCGTACTGGCGCCCCGAGCGCCTGTCGATGATCATCGACTTCACCACGCCGTCCGAGGAGGAGGTGGTGATCTCCTCCCACTCGCACTCCTGCTCCGACAGCTCCAGGTAAGTCTGGTGGTCAATGAGGCCCTTGCGATAGGCTTCGTACACGGACATCTCCTTGCCCGTCTCTGGGTCGACGATCACCACCCGGCGCTTGCGCACGGAGGACTTGGAGGACGTCTTCCTCTCCCgctttttctccttcagaggcaggaggcagaggccGGTCTCCGGGTCGGTGACGCACCGCTCCATCAGCTGCAGGTAGGTCAGGTTCTCCTCCGTGTTGGGGTCGAAGAAGCCCTTGGTGTCGTCGCTGGGGTCCAGCAGGATCTCGTTCATCTCCTCGTCGAAGAGGCCCCGCTTGTAGGCCACCTCCACGGGCAGGCGGTGGCTCTCCTCGGGGTCGATGATGCCGCCCGTGGCGATCTGGGCCTCCAGCAGGCGGATGCCGTGGTCCTTCAGGATCAGACCCTTCTTCATGGCCTGGAAGAGGGAGATGAGCTTTCCGGTGTAGGGGTCCCGGTAGCCGGTGACGGCCCTCTCGGCAGACAGCAGCTTGTCCTTGAACTCGGGGCCCACGATGCCCATGCGCACGGCTTCCTCCACTGTCAGCTTCAGGCCCTTGATGGGGTCAATCACGTAGCCCGTGGCCGCCTGCGCCTCCAGGAGCTCGAAGGCAGTGCCGGGCCGGATGATGCCCTTCTTCATGGCCTGGTAGATGGACAGGCGCTCCTTCGTGGAGTCCACGAAGACGCCGGCGATGCAGCTGGTGCCCTCCAGGAACTTCTTCAGGTTCTTCGAGACCTCCTCGATGGAGGTGAGCCCCTCCTGGAGGCGCTGGGCCGTGGCTTCGTCCATCACCTGCGAAAGGACCAGCTCCTCCACGGTGATCTGCTTCCGCAGGCCCCGGAAGGTGAGCTTCCGCGTGTCGCAGagcgggagcaggaggagcctggAGCTCTCGTCCTTCCGGCACCGCTTCAGCAGCTGCGTGTAGCTGAGCTTCTCGTCCGTGGAGGGGTCCACGTAGCTGCGCACCTCGCTGGGCTCCGACAGCATGTCGTACGTCTCCTTGTTGATGAAGCCCCGCTGGTAGGCCACCTCCAGGGGCAGGTGGAAGCCCAGGTGCGGGTCAATCACGCCGCCGGTGGCGATCTGGGCGTCCAGGAGCTTGAGGGCCTCTTCGCTGGGAATGAGATCCTTCTTCATGGCCTGGAAGAGGGAAATCTTCTGTTCGCTGTAGGGGTCTCTGTAGCCGGTCACAGCCCTCTCTGCCGACAGGAGCCGGTCGTGGATCTCCGGCCCCACCACGCCCTTCCTGACCGCCTCGTCGACGGTCAGCATCTCATTCTTCGTGGGGTCGATCATGAAGCCGGTGGCTGCCTGGGCCTCCAGGAGGGAGCGGGCCACTTCGGGGTTGATCAGCCCCTTCTTCAGCGCCTGGTAGATGCTGAGCGTCTGCTTGGAGGAGGGGATGTAGATGCCGGCCACGCAGCCCGACCCGTAAAGGTACTTCCAGACGGTCTCCACGTCCAGGAGCTCCCGGAAGGTTTTGGAGCCCTGTTTCAGCAGGTTGTAGATGTCCTGAGAGATAATCTTGGCCTCGTAGAGGTCCTCGGCCGTGATGCGGCGCCGGAGGTAGTCGTAGGACGTGAGGTTCTGCTGCCGGATGATCTCGGTCTTCTCGATGATCtcgatgatgatgatgatcaTGCGCTCCTTGGACACGCGGCCTGACTGGAACTCCTCCATGAGGTGCTTGCGCTGCTCCTCGGGCAGCAGGTCCGAGTGCATGATCTCCCACAGCGACATGGAGGAGCCCGCCCGGCTGCCCACAGGGATGTCCACCTGTGTCTCCTCAAACACCTTCCGCGTCTCCGCTTCCGTGTACGCGTGAGTGGTCTCCACCACCTTCGGCTTCTCGGGCTCCCGCAGGGGCAGCAGGTACAGGCCCGTCTCGGGATCCTCGATGCACCGCTCCTTCAGCTGCACGTAGGTCAGGTTCTCCTGAGTGTTGGGGTCGAAGAAGCCCTTGGTGTCGTCGGTGGGGTCGGACAGGGTCCGGTTCATCTCCTCGTCCAGGTAGCCGCGCTTGTAGGCCACCTCCACGGGCAGGCGGTGGCTGTGCACGGGGTCGATGATGCCGCCCGTGGCGATCTGGGCCTCCAGCAGGCGGATGCCGTGCTCCTTGACGATCAGCCCTTTCTTCATGGCCTGGAACAGGGAGATGGTATCGCCCGAGTAGGGGTCCTTGTACCCCGTGACGGCCTTCTCGGCCGACAGCAGCTTCTCGTGCAGCTCGGGCCCGACGATGCCGGCCTTCACCGCCTCGTTGACGTACAGCTTGCGGTTCTTCACAGGGTCGATCAAGAACCCCGTGGCCGCCTGGGCCTCCAGGAGGACCACGGCGGTGCTGGGCCTCAGCAGGTTCCTCTTCATGGCCTCATAGATGTTCAGCTTCTCCTTGGTGGCCTCCACGTAGACGCCGGCGATGCAGTCGCTGCCGTGCAGGAACCTCCTCACCGCGTCTGTCTCGGAGAGGTCCTTCACCGATTTCTTGCCTTCCTTCAGCTGCTCGTACTGGGCTTTGCTGATGATGCAGGAGTCCAGCAGCTCGCTGGCGGGCACCGGGGCACGCAGACCACTGAACGTCAGCTTCTCCTGCTTCTTGGTCTCTGCCTCCTCGATGATGGTGATCACGATCTTGATGATCTTCTCGATGGTCACTTTGCCGGTCTTGTACTGTCGCAGCAGCTCCCGCCTGTGGTCCTCCGTGAAGTACTCGGAGTGGATCAGCTCCCAGATGGTCATTGTCCGGCCCTTCATGCTGCCCACCGGCACCTCCACGGTGGCTTTGTCGAAGCACTCCTTGGCCTGGCTGTCGGTGTAGACCTCCTCCTGCTGCGACTGGATCGCCTCGTCGGACAGCGGCAGCAGGCACAGGCCGGTCTGCTTGTCGCGGCGGCAGCTCTTCTGCAGCTGGGCGTAGCTGAGGTGCTCCTGGGTGTTGGGGCAGTAGAAAGCCTTGGCCAGCTCGGCCAGAGCGCTGTGTACCTCCGGGTCGAGGTAGCCGCGCTTGTAGGCCACCTCAAGCGGGAGCCGGTGGCTGTTGACGGGGTCGATGATGCCGCCGGTGGCGAGCTGCACGTCCAGCAGCCGGAGCCCGGTGTCGCTGGGGATGAGGCCCTTCTGCAGCGCCTGGTAGAGGGAAACCGTCTGACCCGTGTAGGGATCCTTGTAGCCAGTCACTGCCTTCTCCGCCGACAGCAGCTTCTCGTGGAACTCGGGCCCCACCACCTCGGCCTTCACTGCCTCGTCCACGGAGAAGAGCTGGTTGCCCACGGGGTCGATGATGTAGCCGGTGGCAGCTTGCGcctccagcagggacagggcaaCCTCTGGCCTCAGCAGGTTTCTCTTCAGGGCCTCGTAGAAGGTGAGCTTCTGGCCCGTGGACTCCACCAGGACGCCGGCGATGGCGTCCGTGCCCTTCAGGTACCGCCGCACGGATTCCATCCCCGCCACGTCCTTTACGGACTTCTTGCCCTGGTGCAGCTGGTTGTAGAGGTCCTTGTTGATGATCTTGCTCTCGAGCAGCTCGGCAGCGGGCACGGGGCCCCGCAGGCCCTCGAAGCACATCTGGCTCTTCCTCTCGCTCTCCTCCACAACCGTGATGACGATCTTGATGATCTTCTCCACTGTGATCTTGCCGGTCCTGTACTGCTGGATCAGGTCCCGCCTTTGGTCCTCAGTGAAGTACTCAGAGTTGATGAGCTCCCAGATGGTCATCGTCTTCCCTTGGAACCTGCCCAACGGTGCCGTCACCGTGGCCTTCTTGAAGACATCCTTGGCCTCCTTGTCGGTGTAGACCAGCTCCCCAGCCTTGGCTGCTTGGTCGGTGAGCGGCAGGAGGCACAGCCCCGTGTCCGGGTCAGTCACGCACCGCTCCATCAGCTGCAGGTAGGTCAGGTTCTCCTGAGTGTTGGGGTCGAAGAAGCCCTTGGTGTCGTCGGTGGGGTCGGACAGCACCTGGTTCATCTCCTGGTCGAAGTAGCCGCGCTTGTAGGCTGCCTCCACGGGCAGGCGGTGGCTGTGCACGGGGTCGATGATGCCGCCCGTGGCGATCTGGGCCTCCAGCAGGCGGATGCCGTGGTCCCTGACGATCAGCTCCTTCTGCATGGCCTGGAACAGGGAGATCTTGTCGCCCGTGTAGGGATCCTTGTAGCCGGTGACGGCGCGCTCGGCCGACAGCAGCTTGTTGTGCAGCTCGGGCCCGATCACCCCCTCCCGCACGGCCTCGTTCACCGAGAGCCTCGCATTCCGCACGGGGTCGATGACGAAGCCGGAGGCGGCCTGTGCCTCCAGGAGCACCAGTGCCGTGCCCGGGCTGAGCAGCTTCTTCTTCATGGCCTCGTAGATGCTCATCTTCTGGTTGGAGGGTTTGATCAGCAAACCCGCAATGCTGCTCTTGCCCTGCAGGTACTTCTTGACATCCTCTCTCTGGGAGAGCTCGCCCACGCTCACGACGCCCTTCGCCAACTTGTCcaagctctccctgctcagaaTGCCGGCGTCAGCCAGCTTCTCTGCCGACACCTTCTGCCGGATGCCGTCAAAGGCGAACTCCGGCTCCCCGTTCTGGGCTAAGCCGTCCATCGCATCCCGGCCGTTGGGAACGGCCTTGATGTCCAGCAGCTGCGTTGTCGTCACGGCCTCCCCAGGCAGGTCGTCTGTCTGGATCATGATCTCCCGTCTCTGGGCCAGGGCGGCCTTGTACTCCTCCTGcatctgctccagcctctccctcagCTTCTTGTTCTCTTCTTCCAGAagtttctcctgctgctgtcgctgcctctccagctgctgcagctcctcctgcttgtGCCGGACGTTTTCCTCAGCTTCCTTCTGATGCTTCTTGGCTTCATCTAACATAGCTTTcaactgctgcttctcctgctccatctcctgctgctgcctctcctgctctgccttcagGTTCTGGGCCTTGTTCACCTCATCCTTAAAGAGCTTCTCCAGCTtcgctttctcctcctcaaTGAACTTCTCCTTCTGCAGCAGGGCGTCTTTCTCCGTCAGGAagctctgctggaggagctgcgtCTCCTGACGGAGCTGAGCCTGCTGGGCCACCTGCATCTGGGGTGGGAGAGAGAACAGCGTGGTCAGACACCCGGGAGGGACCGAGGGGGGAGCTGAGGCAGGGGCACGGGCGGCAGGGGTGGCACACGGAGGCACAGAGTCACGCACACGCTCCCTACGTCAGGCCAGGTAAGAGTTAAGGAGCAGAGCCGGGGTTAGGGAGCCACACACAACGCGGGGCAGGGAccagcaggggaaggacacAAAGGAACCCCCAGCGCCAAGGCCGGGAGCTGGGCACGGAGCGGAACGCGGCAGGACGCGCCACGGGGCGGGAGAGCAGCGGGGGGGGGGGATCCGGTTcgggggtcctgcccctgctccgACGCTGCCCGAGGGGTTTGCTGCACTGCCTCCAACTCTACGCACATCCCTGACCTGCACAGGGGCTCCTGCCCCACCATCCCCGAGCCACGGTCCTCGGGGACCTGCCCAGGGATggtggggccaggctgggaagagGGACGGCCTCCCTGCGTACCGCCACCGCTAAGGGGGACCCACAGCCCAGTAcctcctctgccttctgctgcagcagcgccGCCTCCCGCttcagcttctccttctcctcctccaggtcAGCGATGGCCTTCCGCAGCTTTTCCGCGTCCTCGTCGCTCTGGTGCCGCTGGATCTCCAGGGTGTGCACCATCGTCATCTTCTCCTGTGTGGCCAGCTCGGTCTCGTGCAGCCTCTCACTGATCTCCTCCGCCTGCTTCTTGAACCGCTTGGCTTCCTCCTCGGCCTTGGCCTGGGCCATGCTCATCTCCGCCACCTGCAGCTTGAGGCGCTCGGCCTCGGCCGTGATGTCCAGCTGCCGCCGGCGCTCAGCCTCCAGCGTCTTCTGGAAGCCCTCGGTCTCCTCAGCCAGGCGCTGCTGCATCTGCTCCTTGTCCTCCTGCAGCTTCTTGGCGTGTTCCTGCGCCAGATCCTTCTGcttctgcagcatttcagcCTCAGCCCGCAGCCGCGTGGCCTCCTGCACCGCCTGCATCTTCTCCTTCAGCATCTTCTCCGCCAGCGCCCGCTGCTGCGCCAGGTCGTCCTCGGCCAGCTGCCGCATGCGGGCGGCCTCCTGCGCCTCCACGCTCAGCCGGGCCACCTCCTCTGCCACCTGCTTCATCTTCTCCGCCTCCTCTGCCAGGAACTTCTGCGTGTTGTCCTTGTCCTTGAGGATCAGCGCCTTGTTCTCCTCCTCGATGCGGCTCTTCAGCTTGGCCAGCTCCTCCATCTGCACCCGCACCTTGAAGAGCTCCTCCTCCACCTGCGCCTTCTGCCGCACGGCGTCCGTCACCTCCTCCTTCAGCCGCTGCAGCTCCTCGTCCAGGATGCCCTTCTGGTGGTCCGTCTCGTCCAGCTGCAGCTTCACCTTGgtcagctcctgctccacctGCGCCTTCTGCCGCAGCGTCTGCTCGGCGAACTTCTTGTGCTTCTCCATCTCGGCGTCGGCCAGCTGCTTCTGCCGCAGGGCCGCCTGCTCTGCCTGCGCCCGCTTCGCCGCCTCCAGCTCGGCCTCCTTCCGCAGCTTCTCCGCGTCCGCCTGCGCCTGCGCCTTGGCCTGCGCCTCCTCCTCCGCCCGCTGCTTCAGCCGCTCGGCCTCCTCCACGCGCTGCCGGGACAGGCTGGCGTCCTGCTCGGCCTTGCCGCGGGCGAACTCGGCCTCCTCGGCCGCCCGCCGGGCCCGCTCGGCCTCGTCGCGCAGCCGGTCCAggaggctctgctcctgctggcgcgtctgcagcagctcctgctccttctgctgcacGGCAGCCAGGTGCGCCTTCTCCTCCGCCGCGATCCGCTTCTGCGCCGCCTCCCGCGCCAGCTGGATCTGCCGCTCCGACTCCTTCTCCGCCAGCTCCTTCTGCCGCCGCGCCTCCTCCACCATGGCCCGCAGCCGCTCCACCTCCTCCAGGGcctgccgccgctgccgcccggcCTCCTCCTCGGCCGCCAGGATGGCCTGCACCTTCTCTTCGGCCTCGCGCCGCCGGCCCTCCTCCTCCAGCGCCAGCGCCCGCTGCCGCTCGGCCTCCCGCTCCGCCTGCTCCCGGCTGCGCTGCACCTCCTCCGCCTCCCCACGGATGCGGTTCAGCTCCCGCTCCAGCTCGCTCTTGCCGGCCGAGGCCCTCTCGAAGCTGGCCTTGAGGGCGCGGATCTCCTCCTCCACCTGCCGCCGCTGCCGCAGCGTGTCCTCCACGAGCCCcttctgcctctccagctcGCTCTCCGAGGAGCGCTTCAGCAGCGCGATCTTCTCCTCGATGTCCTGCTTGTGCTGGGCcgcctgctcctccagcagct
This genomic window contains:
- the LOC120748083 gene encoding plectin-like, which gives rise to MVRGHSERDVDLERYRERVQQLLERWQAVLGQAELRQRELEQLGRQLRYYRQSCDALRQWIRDARQRQEAVQAVPVTDSRAVRQQLLEEKKLLEECEQHREQVEECQRYAKQYIDAIKDYELQLVSFKAQVEPVASPAKKPKVQSASDSIIQEYVDLRTQYSELTTLTTQYIKFITETLRRLEDEEKAAEKLKEEERKRLAEVEAQLEKQRQLAEAHAKAKAQAEAEARELQLRMQEEVTRREVVAVDAEQQKQNIQQELMQLRQNSDLQIKSKVKLVEEAEYNRKKVEEEIRLIRLQLESTERQRESAETELQELRARAEEAERQKRQAQEEAERLRRQVKEESQKKREAEEELKRKVQAEREAAREKQKAVADLEQLRLQAEEAERRMRQAEAEKDRQIQVAQEVAQRSAEAELQSKRLSFAEKTAQLELSLQQEHDVVAQLQEEAERLKRQQLEAERSREEAEKELERWRQKANEALRLRLQAEEVAHKKSLAQEEAEKQKEDAEREARKRAKAEEAALRQKELAEEELEKQRELAEGTAQQKLAAEHELIRLKAEMENGEQQRLLLEEELSRLKGEVNEAIQRRKELEEELAKLRAEMEVLLESKAKTEEESRSSSEKSKQRLEAEANKLRELAEEAARLRALSEEAKRQRQLAEDEAGRQRAEAERILKEKLAAINEASRLKAEAEIALKEKEAENERLRRLAEDEAYQRKLLEEQAAQHKQDIEEKIALLKRSSESELERQKGLVEDTLRQRRQVEEEIRALKASFERASAGKSELERELNRIRGEAEEVQRSREQAEREAERQRALALEEEGRRREAEEKVQAILAAEEEAGRQRRQALEEVERLRAMVEEARRQKELAEKESERQIQLAREAAQKRIAAEEKAHLAAVQQKEQELLQTRQQEQSLLDRLRDEAERARRAAEEAEFARGKAEQDASLSRQRVEEAERLKQRAEEEAQAKAQAQADAEKLRKEAELEAAKRAQAEQAALRQKQLADAEMEKHKKFAEQTLRQKAQVEQELTKVKLQLDETDHQKGILDEELQRLKEEVTDAVRQKAQVEEELFKVRVQMEELAKLKSRIEEENKALILKDKDNTQKFLAEEAEKMKQVAEEVARLSVEAQEAARMRQLAEDDLAQQRALAEKMLKEKMQAVQEATRLRAEAEMLQKQKDLAQEHAKKLQEDKEQMQQRLAEETEGFQKTLEAERRRQLDITAEAERLKLQVAEMSMAQAKAEEEAKRFKKQAEEISERLHETELATQEKMTMVHTLEIQRHQSDEDAEKLRKAIADLEEEKEKLKREAALLQQKAEEMQVAQQAQLRQETQLLQQSFLTEKDALLQKEKFIEEEKAKLEKLFKDEVNKAQNLKAEQERQQQEMEQEKQQLKAMLDEAKKHQKEAEENVRHKQEELQQLERQRQQQEKLLEEENKKLRERLEQMQEEYKAALAQRREIMIQTDDLPGEAVTTTQLLDIKAVPNGRDAMDGLAQNGEPEFAFDGIRQKVSAEKLADAGILSRESLDKLAKGVVSVGELSQREDVKKYLQGKSSIAGLLIKPSNQKMSIYEAMKKKLLSPGTALVLLEAQAASGFVIDPVRNARLSVNEAVREGVIGPELHNKLLSAERAVTGYKDPYTGDKISLFQAMQKELIVRDHGIRLLEAQIATGGIIDPVHSHRLPVEAAYKRGYFDQEMNQVLSDPTDDTKGFFDPNTQENLTYLQLMERCVTDPDTGLCLLPLTDQAAKAGELVYTDKEAKDVFKKATVTAPLGRFQGKTMTIWELINSEYFTEDQRRDLIQQYRTGKITVEKIIKIVITVVEESERKSQMCFEGLRGPVPAAELLESKIINKDLYNQLHQGKKSVKDVAGMESVRRYLKGTDAIAGVLVESTGQKLTFYEALKRNLLRPEVALSLLEAQAATGYIIDPVGNQLFSVDEAVKAEVVGPEFHEKLLSAEKAVTGYKDPYTGQTVSLYQALQKGLIPSDTGLRLLDVQLATGGIIDPVNSHRLPLEVAYKRGYLDPEVHSALAELAKAFYCPNTQEHLSYAQLQKSCRRDKQTGLCLLPLSDEAIQSQQEEVYTDSQAKECFDKATVEVPVGSMKGRTMTIWELIHSEYFTEDHRRELLRQYKTGKVTIEKIIKIVITIIEEAETKKQEKLTFSGLRAPVPASELLDSCIISKAQYEQLKEGKKSVKDLSETDAVRRFLHGSDCIAGVYVEATKEKLNIYEAMKRNLLRPSTAVVLLEAQAATGFLIDPVKNRKLYVNEAVKAGIVGPELHEKLLSAEKAVTGYKDPYSGDTISLFQAMKKGLIVKEHGIRLLEAQIATGGIIDPVHSHRLPVEVAYKRGYLDEEMNRTLSDPTDDTKGFFDPNTQENLTYVQLKERCIEDPETGLYLLPLREPEKPKVVETTHAYTEAETRKVFEETQVDIPVGSRAGSSMSLWEIMHSDLLPEEQRKHLMEEFQSGRVSKERMIIIIIEIIEKTEIIRQQNLTSYDYLRRRITAEDLYEAKIISQDIYNLLKQGSKTFRELLDVETVWKYLYGSGCVAGIYIPSSKQTLSIYQALKKGLINPEVARSLLEAQAATGFMIDPTKNEMLTVDEAVRKGVVGPEIHDRLLSAERAVTGYRDPYSEQKISLFQAMKKDLIPSEEALKLLDAQIATGGVIDPHLGFHLPLEVAYQRGFINKETYDMLSEPSEVRSYVDPSTDEKLSYTQLLKRCRKDESSRLLLLPLCDTRKLTFRGLRKQITVEELVLSQVMDEATAQRLQEGLTSIEEVSKNLKKFLEGTSCIAGVFVDSTKERLSIYQAMKKGIIRPGTAFELLEAQAATGYVIDPIKGLKLTVEEAVRMGIVGPEFKDKLLSAERAVTGYRDPYTGKLISLFQAMKKGLILKDHGIRLLEAQIATGGIIDPEESHRLPVEVAYKRGLFDEEMNEILLDPSDDTKGFFDPNTEENLTYLQLMERCVTDPETGLCLLPLKEKKRERKTSSKSSVRKRRVVIVDPETGKEMSVYEAYRKGLIDHQTYLELSEQECEWEEITTSSSDGVVKSMIIDRRSGRQYDIDDAIGKGLIDQSALDQYRSGTLSITEFADMLSGNMGGFRSRSSSVGSSSSYTASPALSRTQISMWTDPTEETGPVAGILDTDTLEKVSITEAMRRNLVDNITGQRLLEAQACTGGIIDPNTGDKCTVADAVTKGLVDKIMVDRINLAQKAFYGFEDPRTKTKMSAAQALKKGWLYYEAGQRFLEVQYLTGGLIEPDAPGRVSLDEALQKGTIDARTAQKLRDVNTYSKYLTCPKTKLKISYKDAMDRSMIEDGTGLRL